A stretch of the Vitis riparia cultivar Riparia Gloire de Montpellier isolate 1030 chromosome 13, EGFV_Vit.rip_1.0, whole genome shotgun sequence genome encodes the following:
- the LOC117929077 gene encoding transcription factor ORG2-like isoform X1: MLAFSPPLFPILGWPLEDPISHAQNYIYGETETSESFLHLPSSQPQVELNCSTPYAAVSGNPTMVKKLNHNASERGRRKKINNLYSSLRSLIPSADQAKKLSIPSTVSHVLKYIPELQRQVERLIQKKEEFLSKISREGDLIHLENQRNGTLGSSLSAVSARRLSDREIVVQISTFKVHESPLSEVLLNLEEDGLLVINASSFESFGGRVFYNLHLQVEGTQGMECELLSEKLLSLCERREAFP, from the exons ATGTTAGCATTCTCCCCTCCATTGTTTCCAATCCTTGGATGGCCCTTGGAGGATCCCATAAGCCATGCACAGAACTACATATATGGAGAAACAGAAACTTCAGAATCGTTTCTTCACTTGCCCTCATCTCAGCCACAGGTGGAACTCAATTGCTCCACCCCATATGCAGCCGTTAGTGGTAATCCCACGATGGTTAAGAAACTTAACCACAACGCCAGTGAGCGGGGTCGTCGGAAGAAGATCAACAACTTGTACTCCTCTCTGCGTTCACTAATTCCATCAGCTGATCAAGCG AAGAAATTAAGCATTCCTTCGACAGTTTCACATGTGCTAAAATACATACCAGAACTGCAACGACAAGTGGAGAGATTGATCCAGAAGAAGGAAGAGtttttatcaaagatttctAGGGAAGGAGATCTAATTCACctagaaaatcaaagaaatggCACACTTGGAAGCTCTTTATCTGCTGTTTCAGCAAGAAGGCTTAGTGACAGGGAAATTGTGGTTCAGATATCCACATTTAAGGTCCATGAGAGTCCACTTTCTGAGGTTTTGTTAAATTTGGAGGAGGATGGGCTTCTTGTAATTAATGCATCATCCTTTGAGTCCTTTGGAGGGAGGGTCTTCTACAACTTACATCTTCAG GTTGAAGGAACTCAAGGAATGGAGTGTGAATTGTTGAGTGAGAAGCTACTTTCATTGTGTGAAAGAAGAGAGGCTTTTCCATGA
- the LOC117929077 gene encoding transcription factor ORG2-like isoform X3, producing MLAFSPPLFPILGWPLEDPISHAQNYIYGETETSESFLHLPSSQPQVELNCSTPYAAVSGNPTMVKKLNHNASERGRRKKINNLYSSLRSLIPSADQAKKLSIPSTVSHVLKYIPELQRQVERLIQKKEEFLSKISREGDLIHLENQRNGTLGSSLSAVSARRLSDREIVVQISTFKVHESPLSEVLLNLEEDGLLVINASSFESFGGRVFYNLHLQVGNSGQNS from the exons ATGTTAGCATTCTCCCCTCCATTGTTTCCAATCCTTGGATGGCCCTTGGAGGATCCCATAAGCCATGCACAGAACTACATATATGGAGAAACAGAAACTTCAGAATCGTTTCTTCACTTGCCCTCATCTCAGCCACAGGTGGAACTCAATTGCTCCACCCCATATGCAGCCGTTAGTGGTAATCCCACGATGGTTAAGAAACTTAACCACAACGCCAGTGAGCGGGGTCGTCGGAAGAAGATCAACAACTTGTACTCCTCTCTGCGTTCACTAATTCCATCAGCTGATCAAGCG AAGAAATTAAGCATTCCTTCGACAGTTTCACATGTGCTAAAATACATACCAGAACTGCAACGACAAGTGGAGAGATTGATCCAGAAGAAGGAAGAGtttttatcaaagatttctAGGGAAGGAGATCTAATTCACctagaaaatcaaagaaatggCACACTTGGAAGCTCTTTATCTGCTGTTTCAGCAAGAAGGCTTAGTGACAGGGAAATTGTGGTTCAGATATCCACATTTAAGGTCCATGAGAGTCCACTTTCTGAGGTTTTGTTAAATTTGGAGGAGGATGGGCTTCTTGTAATTAATGCATCATCCTTTGAGTCCTTTGGAGGGAGGGTCTTCTACAACTTACATCTTCAG gttggcaattctggacaaaattcctaa
- the LOC117929077 gene encoding transcription factor ORG2-like isoform X2, with product MLAFSPPLFPILGWPLEDPISHAQNYIYGETETSESFLHLPSSQPQVELNCSTPYAAVSGNPTMVKKLNHNASERGRRKKINNLYSSLRSLIPSADQAKLSIPSTVSHVLKYIPELQRQVERLIQKKEEFLSKISREGDLIHLENQRNGTLGSSLSAVSARRLSDREIVVQISTFKVHESPLSEVLLNLEEDGLLVINASSFESFGGRVFYNLHLQVEGTQGMECELLSEKLLSLCERREAFP from the exons ATGTTAGCATTCTCCCCTCCATTGTTTCCAATCCTTGGATGGCCCTTGGAGGATCCCATAAGCCATGCACAGAACTACATATATGGAGAAACAGAAACTTCAGAATCGTTTCTTCACTTGCCCTCATCTCAGCCACAGGTGGAACTCAATTGCTCCACCCCATATGCAGCCGTTAGTGGTAATCCCACGATGGTTAAGAAACTTAACCACAACGCCAGTGAGCGGGGTCGTCGGAAGAAGATCAACAACTTGTACTCCTCTCTGCGTTCACTAATTCCATCAGCTGATCAAGCG AAATTAAGCATTCCTTCGACAGTTTCACATGTGCTAAAATACATACCAGAACTGCAACGACAAGTGGAGAGATTGATCCAGAAGAAGGAAGAGtttttatcaaagatttctAGGGAAGGAGATCTAATTCACctagaaaatcaaagaaatggCACACTTGGAAGCTCTTTATCTGCTGTTTCAGCAAGAAGGCTTAGTGACAGGGAAATTGTGGTTCAGATATCCACATTTAAGGTCCATGAGAGTCCACTTTCTGAGGTTTTGTTAAATTTGGAGGAGGATGGGCTTCTTGTAATTAATGCATCATCCTTTGAGTCCTTTGGAGGGAGGGTCTTCTACAACTTACATCTTCAG GTTGAAGGAACTCAAGGAATGGAGTGTGAATTGTTGAGTGAGAAGCTACTTTCATTGTGTGAAAGAAGAGAGGCTTTTCCATGA